DNA from Pecten maximus chromosome 18, xPecMax1.1, whole genome shotgun sequence:
tctttctcaaatttcatatgtaggttccccttggtgcctagttatgcatattgcattttgagaccaatcggaaaacaacatggccgacaggcagccatcttggattttgacaattgaagtttgttattgctatttctcagaaggtactgaagagatctttctcaaatttcatatgtaggttccccttggtgcctagttatgcatattgcattttgagaccaatcggaaaacaacatggccgacaggcagccatcttggattttgacaattgaagtttgttatcgctatttctcagaatgtactgacgagatctttctcaaatttcatatgaaggttccccttgctgcctagttatgcattaagcattttgagacctatcggaaaacaacatggccgacaggcagccatcttggattttgacaattgaagtttgttatcgctatttctcagaatgtactgaagagatcttttttaaatttcatatataggttccccttggtgcctagttatgcataaagcattttgagaccaatcggaaaacaacatggccgacaggcagccatcttggattttgacaattgaagtttgttatcgctatttctcagaaagtaatgaagggatctttctcaaatgtcatatgtaggttccccatggtgcctagttatgcatattgcaatttgagactaatcggaaaacaacatggccgataggcagccatcttaaattttgacaattgaaacttgttatcgctatttctaagaaagtgctgaagggatctttctcaaatttcatatgtaggttccccttggtccctggtgttgcattttgggaccaatccgaaagcAACATGGtggacagacagccattatcgctaaatcttaaattttatatataggtaccccttgtttgaaaagtactagagggctgtttctgaatttacacagattagtaagacttagaagggaaaagtagagaaaagatcaatctgacatggaacctataaagatcattcaatggtgggcgccaagatccctctgggatctcttgttaatcaCATTCTTTGTTCACGTGCTGATTATGACAAGCGTCAATTAAAAACGTATAAGTCTTGTGATGACTACCGTCTTTTCTATGATGGCCACGTAGATAATTTGGAATTCAATCCACTTGGGAACAGTCGTTACTCTCTATTCCGGGCGAAAGTAAGATCAACGCAGACTCGGACTCAGACTGTGTCTGTGGTAGTTTATGATGTTTGGATTTGTTTAGGGAAAAAACACGGAGACGTTGCTGTTGCATACTGCACATGCACCGGAGGGtaattatatgatttatatatttgtaagggggggggggggggtattttcTGTTTATTCCGTCTGATGTCTCACTGTCTTTTCTATCTTATCTCATTCTTCATAATTGATTCTAGAAGCATTTGGTCACCTTGTGACAATGCATGGGGAATTAATTGGTTCACCTAGTTAAGGTCCAATGCTGTAAATGTGGTGTGTCATATATGAAACTATAGATGTAgtggaactggaccgggtcgatcattggcgaccaggtagctcaatcggtagagcatctggctagtgttcggaggtcccgggttcgaacccaggtctggccgtgcatttttccactcctattacaaAGACTATAGTCTCAAAAGTTGTCTCCCTGTCGGGAATCATCAATGCCGTTGTTATTCAGGAAACCTCCAATGTCTCAAAGGTTGAATATGTCGTTGAAGTGTTTTATATCTTACACTACAAAAGCTACTGATGTATGTTGTTGGTGTATTCCTTAGTACACATTAATcatgttataataataatattggtGTATCGAAAGTAGGTCACTCAGACttacatttgacctttgacctatatcATAGAAATGTTGTCCGTGCTCTATATGTCAATGGCATTTTATACTTGGGGTATATATTCACCTTGGTGAGGTACATTGGTGGTGTTTCATGTTTTGAAATAGGTCACTCACCTACATTTTAACCTTTGagctacatcaaagaaaaagttaaaGCTCAACTTTCTATATAGGTCATAACTATCTACTTTccactaattttttttttacttgggACCAAGAATCAAGCACTTTTGCATTCTTGGCATAAAATTTCTCATGTTGGGAAGGGTTGGGGGCTGTAATTCACCAAATTGCAAAATGTTTGgttttataatgtacaataaatttTGTGCCTTTTTATGCAGGAGGCACATTTTTTTTACCACAAAAGAATGCAAATTTGCTAGTTCTTGTTGACACCTATGCTAAATACAAACTGTACAGCTTCTTTGGCTCAGTGGGTGGAGTTTGTAAATGTTGTAAAGAATACTAAATTTCCAATGGGAATTTGCATGGGAATATTTAAGTGGTGGCtgtctttatttatttcagttagTGCAttaatcacaaaaaaaatatcatgataataacaataacCAAAACATGATGGTTAATTAAAAAATTACACTGAAATTTTATACTGAACTGCATACAACTGATTTTTGTTAAAGAGTTGTTGGTTAATTTTAGAATGCATCCttacaatattatacatgtataatgtatttacaCCAATTGTAGCATTCTTTAAAATATCCAGCACAACGCATATTGTACATACCTACCAAAAAATCTTGCGTACTTTAGGGCTCGTGGTGCATGCAGGCATGTAGGTGCAGTTCTTTATGAGGTAGAAGCATTTGAACCAAAGCCAGGCACAGAGGGAGAAAGTCAATGGTGGAAACGGCAAAATGCACCAAATGAACAAGACTGCCGAGTTCCAATAAAGAAGGCTAAGTATGTGCCTAGTTTGACTTCAGTAACTCGACACTAAGTCtggtttaatattgtttaatgtaCTATAATACAGCTAAGCTCGGACAGCCTAGCTCCTGTGTGTGGTgagtatgtgttttgggaggctgaggtatgttcatgtttgtctccttgtgatagcgtgGAACTATAatgctgactttatagtgctacctcactgaaatatACTTACTTGATACTAGTATCATAAAATGTGAACAGAATATAaacttttattgcatttttgccaattaaatatagaaatcatcaaactaataaaacttttattatattCACTGCAGCAAtgaacagtgaaaatataagattttgtagtgaaaataaaagattttgcagtgaataTATAAGATTTTGGGTGAACatataccgtaaatattcgggtatagtgcgcactcgcgtatagtgcgcaggtatgtttttgaggttcatttaaaaaaaaaaaaatatgaacaatTTTCAGCTGAGCCGTAGATGAATTCTAAAGAtagatctttttttttaaattgaggCAGGTggagggtttttttttttttttttttgcagaaaaTAGTCACAATAAGATAAATTGTGCCTAAAAACATAATCTGGTAAATTTTGGccagaacattttttttttcatctgatgatggtgggctattcaaatcaccctcGTCCGtggtctgtccgtccgtccgtaaacaattcttgttatcgctatttctcaaaaagcacggaagggatctttctcaaatttcatatgtaggttcctcttggtacctagttatgcatattgcattttgagaccaatcggaaaacaacatggccgacaggaagccatcttggattttgacaattgaagtttgttatcgctatttcacaGAATGTaatgaagagatctttctcaaatttcatatgaaggttcctcttggtacctagttatgcatagtgcattttgggaccgatcggaaaacaacatggccgacaggaagccatcttggattttgacaattgaagtttgttatcgctatttctcagaaagtaatgaagagatctttctcaaatttcatatgaaggttcctcttggtacctagttatgcatagtgcattttgagaccaatcggaaaacaacatggccgacaggaagccatcttggattttgacaattgaagtttgttatcgctatttctcagaaagtaatgaagagatctttctcaaatttcatatgtaggttccccttgatgccttgttatgcatattggattttgagaccaatcgaaaaaaacatggccgaaaggcagccatcttggattttgaagattgaagtttgttatcgcttatttacagaagggaaaagtagagaaaagatcaatctgacatagaaactatgaagatcattcaatggtgggctgggatctcttgttatttcataaaataaattcAGGGCGGAAGGGTATGAGAATCTAGGAATTAATTTATTATGGCTTATTTTGGAATATCTGTTAACATAAAGCTATGATCTTCTTGTATTGTATCTATGATGgacaattaaaattatttgcAGTTTTAAGCAACATTTGTAACATTGTTGCAAATCCATGATTTTCCTTCAGACCTATTACTGTCACAGAAACTCCATCCAACAATGGTCAGCTGGAAGATTTAGATCCCAGAGCCAACACTGATGAACAGCCAGATGACGAAAACCTGGCAGATTTATGTGATtcaataaacaagagatcccagagggatcttggcgcccaccattgaatgatctttataggttccatgtcagattgatcttttctctacttttcccttcttctaagtcttactaatctgtgtaaattcagaaacagccctctagatctagtacttttcaaacaaggggaacctatatataaaatttaagatttagcgataatggctgtctgtcggccatgttgttttccgattagtcccaaaatgcaataccagggaccaaggggaacctacatatggaatttgagaaaaatcccttcagtaccttctgtacaatagcgataacaaacttcaattttcaaaatacaagatggctgcctgtcagccaggttgttttttgactggtctcaaaatccaatatgtataactagacacagagggcaacctacaaatgaaattcagaaagatcctttcagcaatttctgataaatagcgataacaatcttcaattgtcaaaatccaagatggctgcctgtc
Protein-coding regions in this window:
- the LOC117316860 gene encoding uncharacterized protein LOC117316860, which produces MAAFESFQTSNIDVLQKYLNQRGITVSNIKKRELIELCLAVHNIDLPINPDFRRISPKESVSLEELGITEDPLRMTGFSSDLSKIPNFTLFDVFNHILCSRADYDKRQLKTYKSCDDYRLFYDGHVDNLEFNPLGNSRYSLFRAKVRSTQTRTQTVSVVVYDVWICLGKKHGDVAVAYCTCTGGARGACRHVGAVLYEVEAFEPKPGTEGESQWWKRQNAPNEQDCRVPIKKAKYVPSLTSVTRH